One Amorphoplanes digitatis genomic window carries:
- a CDS encoding diacylglycerol/lipid kinase family protein: MTVTTGHSRTNPAPRSAVVVNPSKVGDLDELRRTVDETLSGAGWPAPRWFETTPDDPGLGQARAAVAEGAEVVFVCGGDGTVMSAVSALVGTEASMAILPAGTGNLLAANLGLSTDLAAGLAVALEGGLRRLDVGAVDGRHFAVMAGMGFDAQMLDATSDTAKAHIGWPAYVLGALRHLRDRPMRVTVRVDGGAPMRRRARSVLIANVGRLQGGVALLSEAQPDDGVLDVAILTPRTLRNWVALGWGVVRRRGRVPSMEVFRGARVEVISNRPQPRQLDGDLIEAGDRLTVEVTPRALWLCVPQPAEDPDLTVDVDATAREAGLADRAN; this comes from the coding sequence ATGACGGTCACGACCGGTCACAGCCGCACCAACCCGGCGCCCAGGTCGGCGGTCGTCGTCAATCCGTCGAAGGTCGGTGACCTCGACGAGCTGCGGCGCACCGTCGACGAGACCCTGTCGGGGGCCGGCTGGCCGGCGCCGCGGTGGTTCGAGACGACCCCGGACGACCCCGGTCTGGGCCAGGCGCGCGCGGCCGTCGCCGAGGGCGCCGAGGTGGTCTTCGTCTGCGGCGGCGACGGGACCGTGATGTCGGCGGTCTCGGCGCTGGTGGGTACCGAGGCGTCCATGGCGATCCTGCCGGCCGGTACCGGCAACCTGCTCGCCGCGAACCTGGGGCTGTCGACGGACCTGGCCGCCGGGCTGGCCGTCGCCCTGGAGGGCGGCCTGCGGCGCCTCGACGTCGGCGCCGTCGACGGCCGGCACTTCGCCGTGATGGCGGGCATGGGTTTCGACGCGCAGATGCTCGACGCCACCTCCGACACGGCCAAGGCGCACATCGGCTGGCCTGCGTACGTCCTCGGCGCGCTGCGGCATCTCAGGGACCGTCCGATGCGGGTCACGGTCCGGGTCGACGGCGGCGCACCGATGCGCCGGCGGGCCCGCTCGGTCCTGATCGCCAACGTGGGCCGGCTGCAGGGCGGGGTGGCGCTGCTGAGCGAGGCGCAGCCGGACGACGGCGTCCTCGACGTCGCGATCCTGACTCCCCGGACGCTGCGCAACTGGGTCGCGCTGGGGTGGGGGGTCGTCCGGCGCCGCGGACGGGTGCCGTCGATGGAGGTCTTCCGCGGCGCCCGGGTCGAGGTGATCAGCAACCGGCCCCAGCCCCGCCAGCTCGACGGCGACCTCATCGAGGCCGGTGACCGGTTGACGGTCGAGGTCACCCCGCGGGCGCTCTGGCTGTGCGTGCCCCAGCCGGCCGAGGACCCCGACCTCACCGTCGACGTCGACGCCACCGCCCGGGAAGCGGGACTCGCCGACCGGGCGAATTGA
- a CDS encoding stealth family protein, translating into MIALRFYRLLPKSHRLRMIEALPPHRQLWLVRRLTRQRSLRAAARPGALVKARDAGRTVRARVAVDMTPAAAWKRNLDAVTAVLDGAGIDYFCVRPMSNAHSAVAVHRRDRERTLAALTADAGLSGAEIRTGEVSDAGFRQHRLGKTGIQVYFCVTDPHATTVLGSGSACEIEFWRTARGVDGAPDSIKAPRGNRVAATLPAAAEYRQVPPIALSELMPATEDGPRYRTRSEFAEAPAESVRFPIDVVYTWVDGNDPDWVQRKNAALAAMGQQQINTIATNQSRFISRDELKYSLRSIATFAPWVRRIFLVTDDQVPPWLDDSDPRLTVVPHRELFGDTGVLPTFNSHAIESRLHRIPGLAEHFIYFNDDMFVGRPVPPTAFFHANGIAKFFQSTAQLEAGPATVFDAPVTAAGKNNREFIRKFFERTVTQKMQHVPYPLQKSVLEEIEKWLPEEVGETARHQFRHPDDLSIPSSLQHYWAYLTQRAVPGSIKYTYADLAHASTPVQLAFLLARRHCDVFCLNDTDSAAVALTEQAAMLADFLPQYFPFRSPFELPDEVAEERARFSATELARAAQAERTRLPEQRVPDAGVLIQD; encoded by the coding sequence ATGATCGCGCTGCGCTTCTACCGCCTTCTGCCCAAGAGCCACCGGCTGCGGATGATCGAGGCGCTGCCGCCGCACCGGCAGCTGTGGCTGGTCCGCCGCCTCACCCGCCAGCGCAGCCTGCGGGCCGCGGCCCGGCCCGGCGCCCTCGTCAAGGCGCGTGACGCCGGCCGTACCGTGCGTGCGCGGGTGGCGGTCGACATGACGCCCGCCGCGGCCTGGAAGCGCAACCTCGACGCGGTCACCGCCGTGCTCGACGGCGCCGGCATCGACTACTTCTGTGTCCGCCCGATGAGCAACGCGCACAGCGCGGTCGCCGTACACCGGCGGGACCGGGAGCGGACCCTCGCCGCCCTGACCGCCGACGCCGGGCTCTCCGGCGCCGAGATCCGCACCGGCGAGGTGTCCGACGCGGGCTTCCGCCAGCACCGGCTCGGCAAGACCGGGATCCAGGTCTACTTCTGCGTCACCGACCCGCACGCCACCACCGTGCTCGGCAGCGGCTCGGCCTGCGAGATCGAGTTCTGGCGCACGGCACGGGGCGTCGACGGCGCGCCCGACTCCATCAAGGCGCCCCGCGGCAACCGGGTCGCGGCGACGCTGCCGGCGGCGGCCGAGTACCGGCAGGTGCCGCCGATCGCCCTCAGCGAGCTGATGCCGGCCACCGAGGACGGGCCGCGCTACCGCACCCGCTCGGAGTTCGCCGAGGCGCCGGCCGAGAGCGTCCGCTTCCCCATCGACGTGGTCTACACCTGGGTCGACGGCAACGACCCGGACTGGGTGCAGCGCAAGAACGCGGCGCTCGCGGCCATGGGCCAGCAGCAGATCAACACCATCGCCACCAACCAGTCGCGCTTCATCAGCCGCGACGAGCTGAAGTACTCGCTGCGCTCGATCGCCACGTTCGCGCCGTGGGTCCGACGGATCTTCCTGGTCACCGACGACCAGGTCCCGCCGTGGCTGGACGACTCGGACCCGCGGCTCACCGTGGTGCCGCACCGCGAGCTGTTCGGCGACACCGGCGTGCTGCCGACGTTCAACTCGCACGCGATCGAGTCGCGCCTGCACCGCATCCCCGGTCTGGCGGAGCACTTCATCTACTTCAACGACGACATGTTCGTCGGCCGGCCGGTGCCGCCGACCGCGTTCTTCCACGCCAACGGGATCGCCAAGTTCTTCCAGTCGACCGCCCAGCTCGAGGCCGGCCCGGCGACCGTCTTCGACGCGCCGGTCACCGCGGCGGGCAAGAACAACCGGGAGTTCATCCGGAAGTTCTTCGAGCGCACCGTCACGCAGAAGATGCAGCACGTGCCGTACCCGTTGCAGAAGAGCGTGCTCGAGGAGATCGAGAAGTGGCTGCCGGAGGAGGTCGGTGAGACCGCGCGGCACCAGTTCCGTCACCCGGACGACCTGTCGATCCCGTCGTCGCTCCAGCACTACTGGGCCTACCTGACCCAGCGGGCGGTGCCGGGCAGCATCAAGTACACCTACGCCGACCTGGCGCACGCCTCCACGCCGGTGCAGCTCGCCTTCCTGCTGGCCCGCCGGCACTGCGACGTCTTCTGCCTCAACGACACCGACTCGGCCGCGGTGGCCCTGACGGAACAGGCGGCGATGCTCGCCGACTTCCTGCCGCAGTACTTCCCGTTCCGGTCGCCGTTCGAGCTGCCCGACGAGGTGGCCGAGGAGCGCGCCCGGTTCAGCGCGACGGAGCTCGCCCGCGCCGCTCAGGCCGAGCGGACCCGGCTGCCGGAGCAGCGCGTGCCCGACGCGGGCGTACTGATCCAAGACTGA
- a CDS encoding PIG-L family deacetylase, giving the protein MQIVAHCDDDLYFMNPALHHAISAGAPITSVYLTAGEADGRNVAYGVPDRSSHPVDHAGYAAARRNGIRSAYAEMATGDRDSPWRTEPARYAGVNVDVAVLIAVPRIRLVFVSLVGQEAATAGDPPQAIDSLWTGEIPALATLVPTGGAVTRKQKVSRDGLLDLLQEILAEARPTVVRIMDPDPDHKTYDRGEITYSDHAGHTAAAHFALHAVRRFERSNGRFPLVESYRGYYNRHWPRNLTEAAFATKRQILDTYGGTHGDRTAEIGCGDYLVGDQAHTTGYGQSTTQRYPGSASWLRLQPNGRLAAFAVIAGDVHLWQETKPGARTWTEPVRLGGGDLAPHLDVVAGPDGRLHLVGVRQPLTPSPRGQHRTLVVASQAEPNGSFGGWTELGNPAGRSADRTLRMREMGMPVAAVRPDGMLQVFVRNFGRGVSSRTQTGPKSWGPWSDLGGSRVQEGLAVATGRSGRLSLFAGTNNSVLVWNQEEDGSFAPPAALLRREATGPVSVAREHDGRLLLVYRAGGHGEVTILRQAREGAWPTVPAVIDGEGGFGPVAAFSAPGKDGETLLAHRNDQGTLSVSRQPTGKGMSQSWSAAGAMFVRTPAIATDAAARFVIAALGVDGVLRVARGSDDFSEWVALPSAGAAGV; this is encoded by the coding sequence GTGCAGATCGTCGCGCACTGCGACGACGACCTGTACTTCATGAATCCGGCCCTGCACCACGCGATCAGCGCCGGCGCGCCGATCACGTCGGTCTACCTGACGGCGGGCGAGGCCGACGGGCGCAACGTCGCCTACGGCGTGCCCGACCGCAGCAGCCACCCGGTCGACCACGCCGGGTACGCGGCGGCGCGGCGCAACGGCATCCGGTCGGCGTACGCCGAGATGGCCACCGGTGACCGGGACAGCCCGTGGCGCACCGAGCCGGCCCGCTACGCGGGCGTGAACGTCGACGTGGCGGTCCTCATCGCCGTGCCGCGGATCCGGCTGGTCTTCGTCAGCCTCGTGGGCCAGGAGGCCGCGACGGCGGGCGACCCGCCGCAGGCCATCGACTCGCTCTGGACCGGGGAGATCCCCGCCCTGGCGACGCTGGTGCCCACCGGCGGCGCGGTCACCCGCAAGCAGAAGGTTTCCCGGGACGGCCTGCTCGACCTGTTGCAGGAGATCCTCGCCGAGGCGCGGCCGACGGTGGTGCGGATCATGGACCCGGACCCCGACCACAAGACCTACGACCGCGGCGAGATCACCTACTCCGACCACGCCGGGCACACCGCGGCGGCGCACTTCGCGCTGCACGCGGTCCGCCGCTTCGAGCGCAGCAACGGCCGGTTCCCGCTGGTCGAGAGCTACCGCGGCTACTACAACCGGCACTGGCCGCGGAACCTGACCGAGGCGGCGTTCGCCACCAAGCGGCAGATCCTCGACACGTACGGCGGCACGCACGGCGACCGCACCGCGGAGATCGGCTGCGGCGACTACCTGGTCGGCGACCAGGCACACACCACCGGTTACGGGCAGAGCACCACCCAGCGGTACCCGGGCAGCGCCTCCTGGCTGCGCCTGCAACCGAACGGCCGGCTCGCGGCGTTCGCCGTGATCGCCGGCGACGTCCACCTGTGGCAGGAGACCAAGCCGGGCGCCCGGACCTGGACCGAGCCGGTCCGGCTCGGCGGCGGCGACCTCGCGCCGCACCTCGACGTGGTCGCCGGGCCGGACGGGCGCCTGCACCTCGTCGGCGTGCGGCAGCCGCTCACGCCGTCGCCGCGCGGGCAGCACCGGACCCTCGTGGTGGCGTCGCAGGCCGAGCCGAACGGATCGTTCGGCGGCTGGACCGAGCTGGGCAACCCGGCCGGCCGGTCGGCGGACCGCACGCTGCGGATGCGCGAGATGGGCATGCCGGTCGCCGCCGTGCGCCCGGACGGGATGCTCCAGGTCTTCGTCCGTAACTTCGGGCGCGGGGTGAGCAGCCGCACGCAGACCGGCCCGAAGAGCTGGGGCCCGTGGTCGGACCTGGGCGGGTCGCGGGTCCAGGAGGGACTGGCGGTCGCCACCGGCCGCAGTGGACGGCTCAGCCTGTTCGCCGGCACCAACAACAGCGTGCTGGTGTGGAACCAGGAGGAGGACGGCTCGTTCGCGCCGCCCGCCGCCCTGCTGCGCCGCGAGGCCACCGGTCCCGTCTCGGTCGCGCGGGAGCACGACGGCCGTCTGCTCCTTGTCTACCGGGCGGGCGGGCACGGCGAGGTCACCATCCTGCGGCAGGCCCGGGAGGGCGCCTGGCCGACCGTTCCGGCGGTCATCGACGGCGAGGGCGGCTTCGGCCCGGTCGCTGCGTTCTCCGCGCCGGGCAAGGACGGCGAGACGCTGCTGGCCCACCGCAACGACCAGGGGACGCTGAGCGTGTCGCGCCAGCCGACCGGCAAGGGCATGTCCCAGTCGTGGTCGGCCGCGGGCGCGATGTTCGTGCGCACGCCCGCGATCGCCACCGACGCGGCCGCCCGCTTCGTGATCGCCGCGCTCGGTGTCGACGGAGTTCTGCGGGTCGCCCGCGGCTCCGACGACTTCAGCGAGTGGGTCGCCCTGCCGTCGGCGGGAGCCGCCGGTGTCTGA
- a CDS encoding stealth conserved region 3 domain-containing protein has translation MKITFLLTWGDAMGGTERAVLRQANWLAARHDVEVLSVFRTRDTPAFAVDPRVRMTYLVDTRESLHRPAGRELSDEVCRVLSATPSELVRPEWEQAFTRLADLELERVLRECTSDIVVSTTPALMAVMTELVPRRVVTVHQEHRVAELRGSSGNPLKLFSARLDAVVLLSEPTRNWFASLFGAAAPRLAIIPNSIDDGYRPRSSRTNPTIVMAGRLTGEKQFGHAITAFAQLAADHPDWCLRIFGDGARRELENQIVGLGLGEQVQLMGSTTTIDNEWAKAAIAMVTSRVESFGLTIVEAMAAAVPVVSYDCPNGPREIIESEKTGLLVAPNNTDALAAALRRLIEDEELRHGMGERAATAVERFAPDVVMARWEELYAELLTGRENPNWAERRTFALALHQAQSTDAGVVTEESAEEFAAPDVAAWTAATQELHPDLVWSRGQLTRIRDDMAPYETARANLDLTVAALEAAEIDYFLVRQDTPTYRVAVREERREAALAAIARTTHDRPAYVEGFDVRHRTLGNWPAALSDTVEQLRTAASVRIFEPVITTSHTMRIGAIYGCELEFWTPSEDGTELAGPAPTLAGNPLAASSLTPAHITIADRTYRTVEPFTRRLVSDLTFGVDAVYTWVDGDDPAWLERKRAALGEGYTGGGADQGRARFQSRDELRYSLRSIDLFAPWIDKIWIVTDRQVPDWLDVDHPRIRIVDHREIFAEPAHLPTFNSHAIETQLHHIEGLSEQFLYLNDDVFFGRLLGPNAFFNAGGLPRTFASRTQIPLSPTGDDEAFAVAARNNRALLEQAYGRTLMHGFLHTPHAHRRSTLAAIEAEFPDSVRQTAGNRTRSATDVSMLSSLAHHYGLITGRAVEGGIRCGFVNVGLEEQHPRLRALLQRRNQDVFCLNDYHDGDVPQEDQERIIEAFLTAYFPIPSRFEKGSERNRLTP, from the coding sequence ATGAAAATCACCTTCCTGCTCACCTGGGGCGACGCGATGGGCGGCACCGAGCGTGCCGTGCTGCGCCAGGCGAACTGGCTCGCCGCGCGGCACGACGTCGAGGTGCTCAGCGTGTTCCGCACCCGGGACACCCCGGCGTTCGCGGTCGACCCGCGGGTGCGGATGACCTACCTGGTGGACACCCGTGAGTCCCTGCACCGCCCGGCCGGGCGGGAGCTGAGCGACGAGGTCTGCCGGGTCCTGTCCGCGACGCCGAGCGAGCTCGTGCGCCCGGAGTGGGAGCAGGCGTTCACCCGGCTCGCCGACCTCGAGCTGGAGCGGGTGCTGCGCGAGTGCACCTCGGACATCGTGGTGTCCACCACCCCGGCGCTGATGGCCGTGATGACCGAGCTGGTGCCGCGCCGGGTCGTCACCGTGCACCAGGAGCACCGGGTCGCCGAGCTGCGCGGCTCCTCGGGCAACCCGCTGAAGCTCTTCTCCGCGCGGCTCGACGCGGTCGTGCTGCTCTCCGAGCCGACCCGCAACTGGTTCGCGTCCCTGTTCGGCGCGGCCGCGCCGCGCCTGGCGATCATCCCCAACTCGATCGACGACGGGTACCGGCCCCGCTCCAGCCGCACCAACCCGACGATCGTGATGGCGGGCCGGCTGACCGGCGAGAAGCAGTTCGGGCACGCCATCACCGCCTTCGCGCAGCTCGCCGCCGACCACCCGGACTGGTGCCTGCGCATCTTCGGCGACGGTGCCCGCCGCGAGCTGGAGAACCAGATCGTCGGGCTCGGCCTCGGCGAGCAGGTGCAGCTCATGGGCTCCACCACCACCATCGACAACGAATGGGCCAAGGCCGCGATCGCGATGGTCACCTCGCGGGTGGAGTCGTTCGGCCTGACGATCGTCGAGGCGATGGCGGCCGCGGTGCCGGTCGTCTCGTACGACTGCCCGAACGGACCGCGGGAGATCATCGAGTCGGAGAAGACCGGCCTGCTCGTCGCGCCGAACAACACCGACGCCCTGGCCGCCGCGCTCCGCCGGCTCATCGAGGACGAGGAGCTGCGGCACGGCATGGGCGAGCGGGCCGCCACGGCGGTCGAGCGCTTCGCGCCGGACGTGGTGATGGCCCGGTGGGAGGAGCTGTACGCCGAGCTGCTCACCGGCCGGGAGAACCCCAACTGGGCGGAACGGCGCACCTTCGCCCTCGCGCTGCACCAGGCGCAGAGCACCGACGCGGGCGTGGTGACCGAGGAGTCCGCCGAGGAGTTCGCCGCGCCGGACGTCGCCGCCTGGACCGCCGCGACCCAGGAACTGCACCCGGATCTGGTGTGGAGCCGCGGCCAGCTGACCAGGATCCGCGACGACATGGCCCCGTACGAGACCGCGCGGGCCAACCTCGATCTCACCGTCGCCGCGCTCGAGGCCGCGGAGATCGACTACTTCCTGGTACGCCAGGACACGCCGACCTACCGGGTCGCCGTCCGCGAGGAGCGGCGGGAGGCGGCGCTGGCCGCGATCGCCCGCACCACGCACGACCGCCCCGCCTACGTCGAGGGCTTCGACGTGCGCCACCGCACCCTGGGCAACTGGCCGGCGGCGCTGAGCGACACCGTCGAGCAGCTGCGCACCGCCGCCTCCGTCCGGATCTTCGAGCCGGTGATCACCACCAGCCACACCATGCGGATCGGCGCCATCTACGGATGCGAGCTGGAGTTCTGGACGCCGTCCGAGGACGGCACCGAGCTGGCCGGGCCGGCGCCGACGCTGGCCGGCAACCCGCTGGCCGCGTCCTCGCTGACGCCCGCGCACATCACGATCGCCGACCGGACGTACCGGACGGTCGAGCCGTTCACCCGCCGGCTCGTCAGCGACCTCACGTTCGGGGTCGACGCCGTGTACACCTGGGTGGACGGCGACGACCCGGCGTGGCTGGAGCGCAAGCGGGCCGCGCTCGGCGAAGGCTACACCGGCGGCGGGGCCGACCAGGGCCGGGCGCGTTTCCAGAGCCGCGACGAGCTGCGCTACTCGCTGCGCTCCATCGACCTCTTCGCGCCGTGGATCGACAAGATCTGGATCGTCACGGACCGGCAGGTACCCGACTGGCTCGACGTCGACCACCCCCGGATCAGGATCGTCGACCACCGCGAGATCTTCGCCGAGCCGGCACACCTGCCGACGTTCAACTCGCACGCCATCGAGACCCAGCTGCACCACATCGAGGGCCTGTCCGAGCAGTTCCTCTACCTCAACGACGACGTGTTCTTCGGCCGGCTGCTCGGCCCGAACGCGTTCTTCAACGCCGGCGGCCTGCCGCGCACGTTCGCCAGCCGGACCCAGATCCCGCTGTCGCCGACCGGCGACGACGAGGCGTTCGCGGTGGCCGCCCGCAACAACCGGGCGCTGCTCGAGCAGGCGTACGGGCGCACCCTCATGCACGGCTTCCTGCACACCCCGCACGCGCACCGGCGCAGCACCCTCGCCGCCATCGAGGCGGAGTTCCCGGACTCGGTGCGGCAGACCGCGGGCAACCGCACCCGCTCCGCGACGGACGTCTCCATGCTCTCGTCGCTGGCGCACCACTACGGGCTGATCACCGGGCGGGCCGTCGAGGGCGGCATCCGCTGCGGCTTCGTCAACGTCGGCCTCGAGGAGCAGCACCCCCGGCTCCGGGCGCTGTTGCAGCGCCGCAACCAGGACGTGTTCTGCCTCAACGACTACCACGACGGCGACGTGCCGCAGGAGGACCAGGAACGGATCATCGAGGCCTTCCTGACGGCGTACTTCCCGATCCCCAGCCGGTTCGAGAAGGGCAGCGAGCGCAACCGCCTCACGCCGTGA
- a CDS encoding AfsR/SARP family transcriptional regulator, with product MRIQVLGPVRAWLGDVPVELAPAGRRAVLGLLAMAGGQPLSQAELIDALWADRPPQSAANIIQTHVKHLRRMLEPGRTSRSHSARLPRVGDGYALRVSADNLDLLRFRQLLAEAATARQNGDPRAAAELFAEALGQWHGAPLMDVPLLAGHPKVVALAEERRAALGRYGELMITLGAVSEALPALEEAAAAQPLDEAGQARLIRAYAAAGRRAKAFATFHDTRRRLADELGVDPGPALTAAHADLLREPGDADAAPAPAARPAPPAPARPTPAQLPADVPGFTGREEELAALDLLVTEDDEQLTAVVISAVSGMAGVGKTALAVRWAHRARPRFPDGQLYVNLRGYDTEQPMTPEDALAGFLRALGMASGDIPAARDERAAAYRSLLDGRRMLVVLDNAASVDQLRPLLPGTASCAVVITSRDTLPGLVARHGAGRLVVPLLPRDEALILITRLIGDRVRDDPAAADDLIGRCARLPLALRVAAELAAGRPGVPLRDLVAELADEGRRLELLNAGGDPQTGVRAVFSWSYRQLSPAAARAFRLLGLTPGPDIAGYSAAALLGTGVAEAGDLLEVLARAHLVQQAAADRFTLHDLLRAYAVNLNAEIGDGDGAAALDRLFDATLFTAAEAMDTLYPAEQHRRARVDRPESPVPPVGDGAGAQSWLDRERAGLVALVAHAATHGRPGHAVRLTLALLRYLESGGHYPEAVAMHEHAVRAARLSGDLAAEAQLLTNVAVMDVQQGHYEQADGLLRRAVELARSCGDHAAEARALGNLGHVDQWRGRYDEAAERLQEALALCRLTGDRAAEARALGNLGQVYRRQGRDEQAAAYLSEAVRICRRIGDPVGEGYALVSLGDVARRQRDVRRAVRCHRAALEIFRRTNERAGTALALDGLGASTHDTVFLREALEIFRQLGERAGETRATNSLGEVLTTTGQPKHGRDEHLAALALAREIGDRYEWGRAHAGLARVAETLGDADAAGRHWAQAWSRYAEIGAPEAEEIRSIIDRRQSSGTTPH from the coding sequence GTGCGGATTCAGGTGCTGGGTCCCGTCCGCGCCTGGCTCGGCGACGTACCGGTCGAGCTGGCCCCGGCCGGCCGGCGCGCGGTGCTCGGCCTGCTCGCCATGGCCGGCGGGCAGCCGCTGAGCCAGGCCGAACTCATCGACGCGCTCTGGGCCGACCGTCCACCGCAGAGCGCGGCCAACATCATTCAGACCCACGTCAAGCACCTGCGCCGGATGCTGGAGCCCGGGCGGACCTCCCGCTCGCACAGCGCCCGCCTGCCCCGCGTCGGCGACGGGTACGCCCTGCGGGTCTCGGCCGACAACCTGGACCTCCTGCGCTTCCGGCAGCTGCTCGCCGAGGCCGCGACGGCCCGGCAGAACGGGGACCCGCGGGCCGCGGCCGAGCTGTTCGCCGAGGCGCTGGGGCAGTGGCACGGCGCGCCGCTGATGGACGTGCCGCTGCTCGCCGGGCATCCGAAGGTCGTCGCCCTGGCCGAGGAGCGGCGTGCCGCGCTCGGCCGCTACGGCGAACTCATGATCACGCTGGGCGCGGTGTCCGAGGCGCTGCCGGCCCTGGAGGAGGCGGCGGCGGCCCAGCCGCTGGACGAGGCCGGGCAGGCCCGCCTGATCCGCGCGTACGCCGCGGCCGGCCGCCGGGCGAAGGCGTTCGCGACGTTCCACGACACGCGGCGGCGGCTCGCCGACGAGCTGGGGGTCGATCCCGGTCCGGCGCTGACCGCCGCGCACGCGGACCTGCTGCGGGAACCGGGCGACGCCGACGCCGCGCCGGCACCGGCGGCGCGCCCGGCTCCCCCGGCGCCGGCGCGGCCGACGCCCGCCCAGCTCCCCGCCGACGTGCCGGGCTTCACCGGGCGCGAGGAGGAGCTCGCCGCCCTCGACCTGCTCGTCACCGAGGACGACGAGCAGCTCACGGCCGTGGTCATCTCGGCGGTCTCGGGCATGGCGGGCGTCGGCAAGACGGCGCTGGCGGTGCGGTGGGCGCACCGGGCCCGCCCCCGGTTCCCCGACGGCCAGCTGTACGTGAACCTGCGCGGCTACGACACCGAGCAGCCGATGACGCCGGAGGACGCGCTCGCCGGGTTCCTGCGCGCGCTGGGCATGGCCAGCGGCGACATCCCGGCGGCGCGGGACGAGCGGGCCGCCGCGTACCGGAGCCTGCTGGACGGCCGCCGGATGCTCGTCGTGCTGGACAACGCCGCGTCGGTCGACCAGCTGCGGCCGTTGCTGCCCGGCACGGCGAGCTGCGCGGTGGTGATCACCAGCCGGGACACCCTGCCGGGCCTGGTCGCCCGGCACGGCGCGGGCCGGCTCGTCGTCCCGCTGCTGCCCCGCGACGAGGCGCTGATCCTGATCACCCGGCTGATCGGCGACCGGGTGCGTGACGACCCGGCGGCCGCCGACGACCTGATCGGCCGGTGCGCCCGGCTGCCGCTGGCGCTGCGGGTCGCCGCGGAGCTGGCGGCGGGGCGGCCCGGGGTGCCGCTGCGGGACCTGGTTGCCGAGCTCGCCGACGAGGGCCGCCGGCTGGAGCTGCTCAACGCCGGCGGTGACCCGCAGACCGGGGTCCGCGCCGTCTTCTCCTGGTCGTACCGGCAGCTCTCGCCGGCGGCCGCGCGCGCCTTCCGGCTGCTCGGCCTGACACCCGGTCCGGACATCGCGGGCTACTCGGCCGCCGCGCTGCTGGGCACCGGCGTCGCCGAGGCCGGCGACCTGCTGGAGGTGCTGGCCCGCGCACACCTGGTCCAGCAGGCCGCCGCCGACCGGTTCACGCTGCACGACCTGCTGCGGGCGTACGCGGTGAACCTGAATGCCGAGATCGGTGACGGCGACGGGGCGGCCGCCCTCGACCGGCTCTTCGACGCGACGCTGTTCACCGCGGCCGAGGCGATGGACACGCTCTACCCGGCCGAGCAGCACCGCCGGGCCCGGGTCGATCGGCCGGAGTCGCCGGTGCCGCCGGTCGGCGACGGCGCGGGCGCACAGTCCTGGCTGGACCGCGAGCGCGCCGGCCTGGTGGCCCTCGTCGCGCACGCGGCGACCCACGGCCGGCCCGGGCACGCCGTCCGGCTCACCCTCGCCCTGCTGCGCTACCTGGAGAGCGGCGGCCACTACCCCGAGGCGGTCGCCATGCACGAGCACGCGGTGCGGGCCGCGCGGCTCAGCGGCGACCTCGCCGCCGAGGCGCAGCTGCTGACCAACGTGGCGGTCATGGACGTGCAGCAGGGCCACTACGAGCAGGCGGACGGGCTGCTGCGGCGCGCGGTCGAGCTGGCCCGGTCCTGCGGCGACCACGCGGCCGAGGCGCGGGCGCTGGGCAACCTCGGCCACGTCGACCAGTGGCGGGGCCGCTACGACGAGGCCGCCGAACGGCTGCAGGAGGCGCTGGCGCTGTGCCGGCTCACCGGCGACCGGGCCGCGGAGGCCCGGGCGCTCGGCAACCTGGGCCAGGTGTACCGGCGTCAGGGGCGCGACGAGCAGGCGGCGGCCTACCTGAGCGAGGCGGTCCGGATCTGCCGCCGCATCGGCGATCCGGTCGGCGAGGGGTACGCGCTGGTCAGCCTCGGCGACGTGGCGCGGCGCCAGCGCGACGTCCGGCGGGCCGTGCGCTGCCACCGCGCGGCGCTGGAGATCTTCCGGCGTACCAATGAACGCGCCGGCACGGCGCTGGCGCTCGACGGCCTGGGCGCGAGCACCCACGACACCGTCTTCCTGCGCGAGGCGCTGGAGATCTTCCGGCAGCTCGGCGAGCGGGCCGGTGAGACCCGCGCCACCAACAGCCTCGGCGAGGTCCTCACCACGACCGGGCAGCCGAAGCACGGCCGGGACGAGCACCTGGCGGCGCTCGCCCTGGCGCGGGAGATCGGCGACCGGTACGAGTGGGGCCGGGCGCACGCGGGCCTGGCCCGGGTCGCCGAGACGCTCGGCGACGCGGACGCCGCCGGGCGGCACTGGGCGCAGGCCTGGAGCCGCTACGCCGAGATCGGCGCGCCGGAGGCCGAGGAGATCCGCTCGATCATCGACCGGCGGCAGTCGTCCGGGACGACGCCGCACTGA
- a CDS encoding cellulose binding domain-containing protein yields MTHRFLAVAAGIAAALLTPAVPAAAVDPAVCHVGYQTNGDSSSFTAKITITNTGPATLYGWTLKFSLPAGQTFRLGFAADFKVDGQDVTGYSLKYNSEVNRGASVPVGFYAAGDAKGPRPAEFRINGYLCTTG; encoded by the coding sequence GTGACGCATCGATTCCTGGCGGTCGCGGCCGGCATCGCCGCGGCCCTGCTCACGCCCGCCGTGCCGGCCGCGGCCGTGGACCCGGCGGTCTGCCATGTCGGGTATCAGACGAATGGTGATTCATCGTCGTTCACCGCGAAGATCACCATCACGAACACCGGACCGGCCACCCTGTACGGATGGACGCTGAAGTTCTCGCTGCCGGCCGGGCAGACGTTCCGCCTCGGCTTCGCGGCGGACTTCAAGGTGGATGGACAGGACGTGACCGGCTACAGCCTGAAGTACAACAGCGAGGTGAACCGCGGGGCGTCGGTGCCGGTGGGCTTCTACGCCGCCGGTGACGCCAAGGGGCCGCGGCCCGCCGAGTTCCGGATCAACGGCTACCTCTGCACGACCGGGTGA